In Streptomyces sp. NBC_00433, a single genomic region encodes these proteins:
- a CDS encoding TetR family transcriptional regulator, with amino-acid sequence MGRITALTVRQEARRRRILDASTRLAAGGGFDAVQMREVAEESGVALGTLYRYFPSKIHLLVAVMQDQLGLLHATLRDRPPTAASPGERVAETLLRAFRALQREPLLADAMVRAVIFADRSVRLEVDTVSVLTRAIILDAMRLGAEPTPDLLSAVRVVEHTWHATLVSWLADRSPVTQVRQDIRTVCRLIPPPSG; translated from the coding sequence ATGGGCCGCATCACCGCTTTGACCGTACGCCAGGAGGCCAGGCGGCGGCGCATCCTGGACGCCAGCACCCGGCTCGCCGCCGGCGGCGGCTTCGACGCGGTCCAGATGCGGGAGGTCGCCGAGGAGTCGGGCGTCGCCCTCGGCACGCTCTACCGCTACTTCCCGTCCAAGATCCACCTGCTGGTCGCCGTCATGCAGGACCAGCTCGGCCTGCTGCACGCCACGCTCCGCGACCGGCCCCCGACGGCCGCGAGCCCGGGGGAGCGGGTCGCGGAGACCCTGCTGCGGGCTTTCCGCGCCCTGCAGCGGGAACCGCTGCTCGCCGACGCGATGGTGCGGGCGGTGATCTTCGCCGACCGCTCGGTCCGCCTTGAGGTCGACACGGTCTCCGTCCTCACCCGGGCGATCATCCTCGACGCGATGCGGCTCGGCGCCGAGCCGACACCCGATCTGCTGTCCGCGGTCCGCGTGGTCGAGCACACGTGGCACGCCACGCTCGTCAGCTGGCTCGCGGACCGCTCCCCGGTCACCCAGGTCCGCCAGGACATCAGGACGGTCTGCCGGCTGATCCCCCCTCCCTCCGGGTGA